In the Triticum aestivum cultivar Chinese Spring chromosome 2B, IWGSC CS RefSeq v2.1, whole genome shotgun sequence genome, acactgtgttctttgtccattgttaccattggTCCTCAGACATATAGCTTGCCCCCCCCCCTAcacgagatctgtcggttttgacaccgacaagggggctGATTCTCCACTACCCCCCCCCCCTGCAAAACCGCCTTTAAACAGGCGCACTACCTAGTAACCGCTCCAAAACCACGATTCCACTATCCGCAGTAACTGCGTGGGATGGATGCGTGGTGACACGTCAGTAAAATCATCATTGCATGGGCAGAGGATCTTCGCCGCGTGTCTGTGCACTGCGTGGACCTAACCCAACGATGCTCGCGGTGCCTGTGGCTCAGGCtagggggctactatcggtgtacACAAACAAGGGTATTTGTTTACCCTTAACCGGTGCACAGACCAATATGGCTTCTCGAGCAAACTGGCCCGCTGGGCGTGTTATACTCAAGGAGAGCATTAAGAAGAGCAagtgggcaaggagatcaccttgaggaggcctcccttgccgggcaggagagCCCGACCTGGTCGAGACCGCCTTTGAAGACTAATTAGCCCCGGCCGGGGCAACCAAAATCAGATCCCGCCAGGCTCCTTGCCGGCAGGCTCTCGCCAAGGCGCCACCGCCCCACCTCAACGCACCCAAGTCACTTATCGATGTGGTGTCAAGATCTCAAATAACCAGGTGAATCCAGTCGAGCACGTGGTAGCATAGAAGGAAGGAGATTAGCTTTATTGACACCCGTACAGGAGGCGTGTCATGCTAATAAGGAAGAGATGGATAAGCGGCgcggcaggcttgccgggcttcaACCTCAGCACGACACCTAGCAGTGCGTTTAATGCACTTTGTACTAACTGctggagttaggtatgatagcaatgttagctatctaatcacactaaaatgactgttttgccactatgTTCACCCCTttagctataaaaggaggtccgaggCAACGGAGCAAAGGATTCAAATTTTAGATCCCCCAACACTCGTACACACACGCTGCTCCCCCCGAGGCACCCTTGCCGAGCTTGAGCATGTCGTGTCTTCGCGTTCCTCCAGATCAATCCCCacagtaggagtagggttttacgctgcaaagtggcccgaacctgggtaaaagagagGTGTGCACCGCCGCACTGCCCCTGCagtttctgctctttgtgcaatgtgatcgTCCCCTTGACGAACCACAAAGGGGCATCCATGCCCCATGGATGATCATGCTTCCACGCCGACAATATGTTCCTATTGTTGCCTCCGGTTGGTTACCGTTGATGACGGTGAAGGTCGGGCCCTCCCGCGTGCTGGTGGACCTGTTGGCCCTAGTCCCGACTCTTCTTCTTCGCTGTGCACGCACCACTTCTCAGTGACGTGGTGAGACAGCGTGAGTGGCGTCAAGATTgtgttggcgcagggtggtgggCGGTATGGTGGAGTGCTCCGGAGCGCCTGAGACGATGGTTGGGATCAGGAGAAAACCCTGTCCGCTTGTCCGACACCGACGCAGCGGCGCCTGAGGGTGTCGCCGggccttcctggagggcgtcgggtgCTACCCTTCCCTCCTCCTCGCCGCGTACCTGGGGAAACCCTTGGCGGCACCGTCTGTCGTCGCCGCGTCACTTCTTGGAGGTGTTGTTTGGTACCAGCGCTTCGGAGTCTAGGAGCTTGGTTGGAGATCTCCGGAGGGTGCAACGATCGCGGGGCTTCTTTGTTTTTGTCGATTGCCGTGGTTGGCATTTTtttttttggtttctttttttTTGGCGTGATTGTGTTGCTTCCGTCCCAGCATCTATCATTGGCTATATCGGATGTTGGCTATATTAATTTAGGGGGGCGCAAGCCTGTTTTGAGAGAAAATCAGCCGTTTTCACACTCCGATAACGTCAACATATCATCGTTTAACTCCTAGCCCTAACATAAACTGCTAATCTCAGTCAGTAGAGGAATTCACTGCACCTGCATGTATGGGCTAGTAGCGCACTTCACAATGCCACCAGCGACGCGGCGCACAACGCCACGGCGGTGGCCACGTAGTTCGTGGGCCGACCCGCTGCCCGGCACGCAGAGCTCTTCCCATCCGCCTCATCTCCAGGCGTCGTCGCGTTGCCACCCTTGGCGCCGGGCGCGCTCGCCGCGGGCTCTGCGTCGGGCGGGGTCTCCTCCACGGGGGGCTGCGCGCTGAAGATCGCCTCCGGGAGCAGCACCCTGTCGATCTCGTACACCGCCATGGGCGCGACCCCGTACAGGGTGCCGAGGATCTTGGCATTGGCCCACCTCGACAGCAAGCGGATGGCCCCCGCGTCGTACGTCACGTTCACCATGTACATCCCGCCGGCGAGCGTCGTCACCGGGTTGACCCGGCTCAGGCCGTCGAACTCCTTGAGCGCGTAGTGCTTGGCCAGCGCGTGGTACATCATCAGGTTCTTGAGCTGGTGCTTCTTCAGACCCGACAGCACCTGCAACGGTTGCCAACATCGTATCAGATCGAGACGATAGTATGATtatttcttgtgtgatgaaaaatCAAGTTACCGACGGGTGGACGGCGGCGAAGGCCCTGTCGGCGGGGGCGAAGATGGTTATGCCGTGGTGCGTCCGGTAGGCCTGCTTCTCGAACACCTCCACGAGGTTGGTCTGATTGAGGTACCTGAAGAAGGTCTGGAAGGGCCGGTCTGGCGTCAGGATCTCGGTAAGGTTGGCGCGGGGGCCCACTTCATCGGCGAGCGGGCGGTGCGCACCGGCGAGCGGAACGGATAGGGACATTGCGGCGGCGAGGAACGAAACCACGAGCTTCATCGTGCAACTGCCGCAGTGAGGACGTGGCCTGACGTATGTCCGTTCTTTGTGCAGAGGCGAGAGCTTCGGCTAGCTTCCTAGTTTCCAGGCGGTTAAGAGGATCGATGCAGGATGGTGTCAAAAGACGGAGCGATGCAGAGCTCTTGTTCTTCAGAACGTAACTCAAAACAGAGACGTTGATTCACGTTCCCAAATAAAGTTGTTTGCTCTCAATGTCTCATGTTTATGATAATTCTACAATACATACAAGCAGTGCATACATTATGATGTGCGCCATTTACATTATGTTGTAGTACACCATTTCGGCGGAATAAATGAATTTACGAACACTTTCCGGAAGGAAATAAAAATTCATGGCACGTGCCAACGCATGCAAAGAATTATCCGACTACACCATCAAAAACCCGGAGACCAGCAGAACCACGTAGCCAAGTGCAAGGCTCCCTGCGCCAACGACCCGGCAGGACGAACTCTTGGCGTCCGCATTGTCACTGGCAGCACGCTCGCTGGCGCCCGGCGCGTCAGCCATCGCCTTGCCCCCACgtcccggcgccggcgccggcgcaggcACGGGCGCCATCTCCGGGGCAGCCGGGAAGATCTCCTTGGGCAGCAGCACCCTGTTGAGCGCGTACACCGCGACGGGCGACGTCGAGTACACGCTGCTGGCGAGCTTGGCGGTGGCCCAGCCCGACACGACGCCGATCGTGCCCGCGGCGTAGGTGACGTTCACCTTGTACGCAAACATGGACACCTGGCTCGCCGCCGCCAGCGCGGAGAAGGCCGAGAGCTGGTAGTAACTGGGCATGGCGTGGTGCAGCATGAGCGACCGGAGCTGGTCGGTAGTGAGGTTGGACAGCACGGTCTCGTTGAGGGCCGCGAACGCCGAGTCCTGCGGCGCGAAGACGGTGATGCCCTGCTTCGTGTCGTTGGCCTGGCTCTGGAACGTCTTGATCACGTCGGTCTTGGTGAGGTACTCCAGGAACTTGCCATACGGCCCGGCGAGGGAGAGCAGTTCGGCGAGCTCGACGTGGCgcggggccggcgccggcgccggggtctCGACGATCGGGGCCCGTGCCTTCTGGGACAGCGCGCCGCGGGAGAGCGCCAGGCAAAGCAATGCGCTGACGAGAACAGCCGCCTTGGGCTCCATTTCGGCAAAACTCGACCGTGTGTATTACAGGATGGACTTGCTACAAATGCACCTGATCGATGGAGGCTCTGGTGAATCTCTACGAAGGCGAGACGTATTTATAGCACATGGTACTTTGATGGATGGTATAAAACTATAGCCTGGAAGTACAGGCCGGGGTTGGCGCTGCGCTGGTGTTAGCTATGCTGTCGATGTTGAGTGGTCAACTGGAGATCTGAACATGGTGATATGGTTCGGGAATGTTTTGTCTGCAGGTAGCGGGGTGACTGCAATTTTGTTCTTCTGATATGCAGGAACTCTCTGCAGGTACCTTGGAACAAACAGGACCCGCTTTGGCTTCAGTAAACTTTTCTGGGGCTGTGATTTTACAGTGGTGTCAAAACCTTCAGGCATAGTAGTATGTCGTGATGATAGTTGAGCACGTGTGCTTAGCCCTTCAGTTGTCGTGCGATTTACACGCCTGGACGTTCCACGCGACAGATACTCCAATTTATTTGTTTTTGAAAAGGAAGCTTTTCTACAATAGAATAGTACAATTTGGATTATCTAGAGAATAGATCAAGACCGGGGAGTATTAAAATGGGGGCACCGACGGAATGCATAGTAGAACCCTCTACAAAAATGCAGAATAGACGTGGAAACTGTTTTCTAGAGGACATGCCAACTGATACTTATCCGTTAAACAAACTAGTGCTGTGTCGGCCAACCCAAAACAGAGGTATGATGAATGAATGATCAAATAATAATGTAGGCCAAAAAATAAAGTACTAGTATTACATATAGTACACTCTGAATCTTTGATGCACGTAGTTTTGCTGCCCTGCAGGCTGCAGGTGAACAAACTCTTCTCCCCGGCGAAAGCTGGAGACGTGCACGCCTCGAGAATTCTGTCTCGGCGCTACTGGGGTGCCACCACCCCGTGTCTCACCAGAGCACGTACAGACGAGCATAGCTAAGCCAGATAATGGCCATGAGAGAGACGTGTCCCTCCCGTGTCGCCCCTGCACGGCGACCgggggaaccctagcgccgccgcgtcCTCGTCCCTCCCCCGACCTTTCCTCCTCGTCGCCGCCAGGGCGCGCTGCCGGGCGAAGCCCGGTCAGCGTCAGCGGCGGCGGGATCTCTTCTCCCACGGCTCGCTGGATCTGGCGCGGGTGGATCACGGCGGTGGTTGACAGCGCGCTGGAGGCGGGGCGCCGTCACGGGCTTGGGGGCGACGACAGTTTTCCCTAGTGTGCGTGGGAGTCCGCTCGGGGTGCGCGGCGGCGGCCCTTGGCAAGCTGTGGCGGGCGCTGGGCTCTCGGCGGCGCTCCGACGTGTGcaggcggcggctccgtctctgacCTGGACGGCGCaggggatggcggcggcccggcgtggccggcAATCTGGATGTGGTGGTGCCGGCGGCTCGCTGATCTGCTGGTGCTCCAGGAttctgcctggtggtgctggtggtgacggcggcccatgcacgagagttggatcccttcgaactgacctaggtgaaaacttgccttcggcgTCTGCTAAGGCCGGTGGTGGCGGTGCTATCTGCGCCGTTCCCTTATTgtaggcatcgccgtggagaagttcaaggccactctctgctatcTTTGAGGGAAATCCTAGAccggatgatcggatgacggcggcgctctggtgtcgttccttccttgggggcgtcattcttggaggtacacacgtgattGAGGGACCAGAGGacagattctttggtggagcggtgcttcatcctacacacttATGGCGACGGATCTTgtggcgtggcgcagtgcagattcggagttcgctgtgggagcatggactcgcgcaggaggacgacgctgtcgggcgtcgtggtggcgtcgatggcagagagacctgacacggtacatgcaacagtacaactctaAAAATGGATTAATGGAAGGTGGTTGCGGCGGCCTcaatacccggcaggcgtcctggttgaggagtgcgttGGACTGGTAGgtaccccatacccggcaggcgtcctggttgaggagtgcgtcgGACTGGTAGgtaccccatacccggcaggcgtcctgattgggacctcaggtcttagatgtttatgtttggctgcgatgtctgtttggtattaggcccagactatttgcgcccttcatcaattggatagatgTTGCGACAGTTGTtacttagacggtggctttagtcttgctgttgtatgactttgtaaggtcttgcaAGAATAATTAATACAATGgacgtatgcatcgcccagatacaggggatcatcctccttttctaaaaaaaagataaTGACCTATATGTCCATGTCACGGCTGATACCCGAATCACAATTCACGCGTGC is a window encoding:
- the LOC100037574 gene encoding fasciclin-like arabinogalactan protein 7, giving the protein MEPKAAVLVSALLCLALSRGALSQKARAPIVETPAPAPAPRHVELAELLSLAGPYGKFLEYLTKTDVIKTFQSQANDTKQGITVFAPQDSAFAALNETVLSNLTTDQLRSLMLHHAMPSYYQLSAFSALAAASQVSMFAYKVNVTYAAGTIGVVSGWATAKLASSVYSTSPVAVYALNRVLLPKEIFPAAPEMAPVPAPAPAPGRGGKAMADAPGASERAASDNADAKSSSCRVVGAGSLALGYVVLLVSGFLMV